A region from the Methanofollis liminatans DSM 4140 genome encodes:
- a CDS encoding ferritin-like domain-containing protein, with product MDTEEYKKIIAQAIDKEVEAYVFYQSVYEKVNDANLKKIFSELAEEEKGHRKLLEGYLSGGAKKLKFNEARDYKVSATIERPNPTVDMKPVEGIELAIKREEDAMEMYEQFADLSTDAEQKNVFLELAKMERGHKARLEDIYTGMAFPESW from the coding sequence ATGGACACGGAAGAGTACAAAAAGATCATTGCACAGGCGATCGACAAAGAGGTCGAGGCCTACGTGTTTTACCAGTCGGTCTATGAAAAAGTGAACGATGCAAACCTCAAGAAGATCTTTTCAGAACTTGCCGAGGAAGAGAAAGGCCACAGGAAACTGCTCGAAGGCTATCTCTCGGGCGGCGCAAAGAAGTTGAAATTCAATGAGGCCAGGGACTACAAGGTCTCGGCGACGATCGAGCGGCCGAACCCGACCGTCGATATGAAGCCGGTCGAGGGGATAGAACTCGCCATAAAGCGGGAAGAGGACGCGATGGAGATGTACGAGCAGTTCGCCGACCTCAGCACCGACGCCGAACAGAAGAACGTCTTCCTTGAGCTGGCGAAGATGGAGCGGGGGCACAAGGCGCGCCTTGAGGACATCTACACCGGCATGGCCTTCCCCGAGTCCTGGTAA
- a CDS encoding HhH-GPD family protein — translation MPFSDTHADYIRQFERALAAHGRGPEACAALRLVICHYFRHHGRQMAWRETEDPYHIFVSEVMLQQTQVERVQVKYPLFIERFPDFASLAAAGTEDLLAVWQGMGYNRRALSLRKAAQMVVDIYGGALPRTVEDLQTLPGIGRATASSIAAFAFNAPTVFIETNIRRVCIHFFFRDSTDVTDAEILPLVAMTLDRKHPREFYWGIMDYGTMLKKRYPNPNRRSASYAKQTKFEGSDRQIRGKVLRILLKTGRHDPSSLFREAGVDPEKGEAILQKLISEGFVAEEDGTYRLR, via the coding sequence ATGCCGTTTTCTGATACGCATGCCGACTACATCAGGCAGTTCGAGCGGGCGCTTGCGGCGCACGGCCGCGGCCCTGAGGCATGTGCCGCCCTCCGTCTGGTGATCTGCCACTATTTCAGGCATCATGGACGGCAGATGGCATGGCGGGAGACAGAGGATCCGTACCACATCTTCGTCTCAGAGGTGATGCTCCAGCAGACGCAGGTGGAGCGGGTGCAGGTGAAGTATCCTCTCTTCATCGAGCGGTTCCCTGACTTTGCCTCGCTTGCGGCGGCCGGTACAGAAGACCTCCTGGCGGTATGGCAGGGCATGGGCTACAACAGGAGGGCGCTCTCCCTCAGGAAGGCGGCGCAGATGGTCGTCGATATCTATGGCGGCGCACTCCCCCGCACCGTCGAGGACCTCCAGACCCTGCCCGGCATTGGAAGGGCCACGGCCTCTTCAATCGCCGCCTTTGCATTCAACGCCCCGACGGTCTTTATCGAGACGAACATCCGTCGCGTCTGCATCCACTTCTTCTTCAGGGACAGCACGGACGTCACCGACGCCGAGATCCTCCCGCTCGTGGCGATGACCCTCGACCGGAAGCACCCGCGGGAGTTTTACTGGGGCATTATGGACTATGGAACGATGCTCAAGAAACGGTATCCAAACCCGAACCGGCGGAGCGCCTCCTATGCAAAGCAGACGAAGTTCGAAGGTTCAGACCGGCAGATCCGGGGGAAGGTGCTCAGGATCCTTCTCAAAACAGGTCGCCACGATCCCTCCTCCCTCTTCAGGGAGGCGGGAGTGGACCCGGAAAAGGGAGAGGCTATCCTTCAGAAGCTGATTTCTGAGGGGTTTGTGGCAGAGGAAGACGGAACATACCGTCTCCGGTGA
- a CDS encoding WD40 repeat domain-containing protein — protein sequence MVLGVLTLLIVPAASGEEMAGPLWSIAVGGGVTSTAVTTDGGLIVAGTRDTGGVRVFDENGTEVWNYPTGCPVYQVSISGDGRFVAAASDKVRLFDRNGEIISNFDTGFFAYSTALSADGAYLAAGYDDSTVALYTAGGQELWTAELDDDAVSLSLSSDGSYLAAGSKDERLYFFDNRGVPLWSYETGKTVMGVSVSPEGEYVAAGSLDKVIYFFDQDGVLLWHYIVGERVFDVSVSTGGEYVAAAAGTGLLLLDREGNLVWRYDAGNTVQGVAMTPDGRRIALGVGSGAPAVHFLEGIRAPVSVDDPEADLQDAAASRAVADPYLMKAYIMADTGEVPTIAHDFDGVSIAGIVSEEADQKAPVMVRMTVGPEWVAAHGDQEGVVMVAAHPDALDSVPFLVEMIPTSFIGYDPEGRLVFEGRSPYALTAYGIIAAPEEDERGTPGGGLVPLLTGDGMFRLPLPQTPQKSASEG from the coding sequence ATGGTTCTTGGCGTTCTGACCCTTCTGATCGTCCCGGCGGCCTCGGGAGAAGAAATGGCCGGCCCTCTCTGGAGCATTGCCGTCGGCGGGGGCGTGACATCTACAGCAGTGACGACAGATGGCGGCCTGATCGTGGCAGGGACCCGTGATACAGGGGGCGTCAGGGTCTTCGACGAGAACGGCACCGAGGTCTGGAACTATCCGACCGGGTGCCCGGTCTATCAGGTCTCGATATCGGGCGACGGCCGTTTTGTCGCCGCCGCATCTGATAAAGTCCGCCTCTTCGACAGGAACGGCGAGATCATATCAAACTTTGATACGGGATTTTTCGCCTACAGCACCGCCCTCTCTGCCGACGGCGCCTACCTTGCCGCCGGCTACGACGACAGCACGGTCGCCCTCTATACCGCAGGTGGTCAGGAGCTCTGGACCGCGGAACTCGACGACGACGCCGTCTCCCTGTCGCTCTCATCGGACGGGTCGTACCTGGCCGCCGGGTCCAAGGACGAGCGCCTGTATTTCTTCGACAACCGGGGCGTCCCCCTCTGGTCGTACGAGACCGGAAAGACGGTGATGGGGGTCTCGGTCTCACCTGAAGGCGAATATGTGGCGGCCGGTTCCCTCGACAAGGTGATCTATTTCTTTGATCAGGATGGTGTCCTGCTCTGGCACTACATCGTCGGTGAACGGGTATTCGACGTCTCGGTCTCGACCGGCGGAGAGTATGTGGCGGCCGCCGCCGGCACCGGCCTGCTCCTCCTGGACCGGGAGGGGAACCTGGTCTGGCGCTATGACGCCGGGAACACCGTCCAGGGGGTGGCGATGACGCCGGACGGGAGGAGGATCGCCCTCGGCGTCGGTTCCGGTGCACCGGCCGTTCATTTCCTTGAGGGAATACGTGCGCCGGTTTCCGTAGACGACCCTGAGGCTGACCTCCAGGATGCGGCAGCCTCCAGGGCCGTAGCCGATCCCTACCTGATGAAAGCATATATTATGGCCGATACCGGCGAGGTCCCGACCATCGCCCATGATTTCGACGGCGTCTCGATCGCCGGTATCGTGAGCGAAGAGGCCGATCAAAAGGCGCCGGTTATGGTGCGGATGACCGTGGGGCCTGAATGGGTTGCCGCACACGGCGATCAGGAGGGGGTGGTGATGGTGGCGGCACATCCTGATGCTCTCGATAGCGTTCCTTTCCTGGTCGAGATGATTCCCACCTCGTTTATTGGATACGACCCCGAAGGCCGTCTGGTCTTTGAGGGCAGATCCCCCTATGCCCTGACGGCCTACGGGATCATTGCGGCGCCTGAAGAGGATGAAAGGGGGACGCCGGGCGGCGGCCTCGTTCCCCTGCTCACCGGAGACGGTATGTTCCGTCTTCCTCTGCCACAAACCCCTCAGAAATCAGCTTCTGAAGGATAG
- a CDS encoding DUF427 domain-containing protein, producing MPRAEWKGQVLAESGDVRMVEGNVYFPPESVRFEYLKESHTRTTCTWKGEAHYYTVVVEGQENRDAAWYYPEPKPAAREIRNYVAFWKGVKVTD from the coding sequence ATGCCGAGAGCAGAATGGAAAGGACAGGTTCTCGCCGAAAGCGGGGATGTGAGGATGGTGGAGGGAAATGTGTATTTTCCTCCGGAATCTGTACGATTTGAGTATCTGAAGGAGTCTCACACGCGGACAACATGTACCTGGAAGGGGGAGGCGCACTACTATACCGTTGTCGTGGAGGGTCAGGAAAACAGGGACGCTGCATGGTATTATCCCGAACCCAAACCGGCGGCCAGAGAAATTCGTAATTATGTGGCCTTCTGGAAGGGTGTGAAGGTGACGGACTGA
- a CDS encoding pyridoxamine 5'-phosphate oxidase family protein, whose product MEIVKIPKMEKEEYDTLIAEGYIARIAFQGDKYPYIAPFLYVFDGRFLYFLSTKYGRKNELFRKSPYVSVEVEKYTKDLSCYTFVTMQGYLRQEEDSIQKKIVREKFVNMIKEKHLSMNILAALGHKPGDPIESIASEERSNIWKLTGVVDIVALKNL is encoded by the coding sequence ATGGAGATTGTCAAAATCCCAAAGATGGAAAAGGAGGAGTACGATACACTCATTGCCGAGGGCTATATCGCACGGATCGCCTTTCAGGGTGACAAGTATCCCTACATCGCCCCGTTCCTCTACGTCTTCGACGGTCGGTTTCTCTACTTCCTCTCCACGAAGTACGGAAGAAAGAATGAGCTCTTCAGGAAAAGTCCGTACGTCTCGGTTGAGGTGGAGAAATACACAAAAGACCTGTCATGTTACACATTTGTAACCATGCAGGGATATCTCAGGCAGGAGGAGGACTCCATCCAGAAAAAGATCGTCCGGGAGAAGTTTGTGAACATGATCAAGGAAAAGCACCTCTCGATGAATATCCTTGCAGCCCTGGGCCACAAACCCGGCGACCCGATCGAGTCGATCGCATCGGAAGAACGCTCCAACATCTGGAAGCTGACCGGCGTCGTCGATATCGTGGCCTTGAAAAACCTCTAA
- a CDS encoding ferritin family protein has protein sequence MPEFTNPFSGNAYNRKLTDMELVRAIRFQIAAEYEAVQIYQQLAESIDNELAKEVLYDIAEEELVHAGEFLRLLKELYPEEEKFYQEGAKEVEEEIEKMKK, from the coding sequence ATGCCGGAATTTACCAATCCGTTCTCCGGGAACGCATACAACAGGAAACTGACCGACATGGAACTCGTGCGGGCAATCAGGTTCCAGATCGCCGCCGAATACGAAGCGGTCCAGATCTACCAGCAGCTCGCCGAATCGATCGACAACGAGCTCGCAAAGGAAGTCCTCTACGACATCGCAGAGGAGGAACTCGTCCACGCCGGAGAGTTTCTCAGGCTCCTGAAGGAACTCTACCCTGAAGAGGAGAAGTTCTACCAGGAAGGTGCAAAGGAAGTCGAAGAAGAGATTGAAAAAATGAAAAAGTAA
- a CDS encoding MBL fold metallo-hydrolase, giving the protein MESQEEKYSFIARMPDRPGSLQRAAEIIKRYGGNINRIQFSRCIDPSTVFFEVTALPQDYIAVQYELSAIGYLQTNLPAISFLKFHAHLPHTPGALSDFLALTTEAGANIAHIDFDDAGKHPDRLTVSLSLEESGKVETLLNALKSRYPLEILDYDTTGNTLDETVFYICFAQRLRTMIGSAEDPFLLGLLQEINHIVQELTNRGEDPLQVFASIIEVGDTLNRTSGEGFYADVQRIEVTPGMTLFCFQLPGGGNIFLFETPDEAMMVDTGYGIYYPDVIEMFRHYGIGDGTRLKRIIITHADADHCGAGGFYDVPAFMHRGTEAIIRSQNRATGSPSESSILEVVYTTIINLFSRFNPPENYTLFDRPSGERQGIFPVLGRFSFGGLTFEVLEALGGHIHGLVYLFCPEAGLLMTSDTVINFGSLTEARKKYNSLADFLVTSVNVDSGVARQERRALQDLAAGVDAAFAGTGRRCLICGGHGAVSVIEDGKLIPYGEIEHYSHRA; this is encoded by the coding sequence ATGGAGTCACAGGAAGAGAAATACTCCTTCATTGCACGCATGCCCGACCGCCCGGGCTCCCTCCAGCGTGCGGCAGAGATCATCAAACGCTATGGCGGCAATATCAACCGGATCCAGTTCAGTCGGTGCATCGACCCCTCGACGGTCTTCTTTGAGGTCACGGCCCTGCCCCAGGACTATATCGCCGTGCAGTACGAACTCTCGGCCATCGGCTACCTCCAGACCAATCTCCCCGCGATCAGTTTCCTCAAGTTCCACGCCCACCTCCCGCACACGCCGGGAGCCCTCTCGGACTTTCTCGCCCTGACGACAGAGGCCGGGGCGAACATCGCCCATATTGACTTCGACGACGCGGGAAAGCACCCCGACCGCCTCACGGTCAGCCTCAGCCTCGAGGAGAGCGGGAAGGTCGAGACCCTCCTCAACGCCCTGAAGTCGCGCTACCCCCTCGAGATCCTGGACTACGACACCACGGGCAACACCCTCGACGAGACGGTCTTTTACATCTGCTTCGCCCAGCGTCTGCGAACCATGATCGGGTCGGCTGAGGACCCCTTCCTCCTCGGCCTCCTCCAGGAGATCAACCACATCGTCCAGGAGCTGACAAACCGGGGCGAAGACCCCCTGCAGGTCTTCGCGAGCATCATCGAGGTCGGGGATACGCTGAACCGGACCTCGGGCGAGGGTTTCTATGCCGACGTCCAGCGGATCGAGGTCACGCCCGGGATGACCCTATTCTGCTTCCAGCTCCCCGGCGGCGGGAACATCTTCCTCTTCGAGACGCCGGACGAGGCGATGATGGTGGACACCGGCTACGGCATCTACTATCCAGACGTGATCGAGATGTTCCGCCACTACGGCATCGGCGACGGCACCAGGCTGAAGCGGATCATCATCACCCACGCCGATGCCGACCACTGCGGCGCCGGCGGGTTCTACGACGTACCGGCCTTCATGCACCGGGGGACCGAGGCGATCATCAGGAGCCAGAACCGCGCCACCGGGTCGCCCTCAGAGTCCTCGATCCTGGAGGTGGTCTATACCACGATCATCAACCTCTTCTCCAGGTTCAACCCGCCCGAGAACTACACCCTCTTCGATAGACCTTCAGGGGAGAGGCAGGGGATCTTCCCGGTCCTCGGCCGCTTCTCGTTCGGGGGCCTGACCTTCGAGGTGCTGGAGGCCCTGGGCGGGCATATTCATGGGCTCGTCTACCTCTTCTGCCCTGAGGCCGGTCTGCTCATGACCAGCGACACGGTGATCAACTTCGGCAGCCTCACCGAGGCGCGGAAGAAATATAACTCTCTTGCCGATTTCCTGGTCACCTCGGTCAACGTCGACTCCGGGGTGGCGCGGCAGGAACGCCGCGCTCTCCAGGACCTCGCCGCCGGCGTGGACGCCGCCTTTGCCGGTACCGGCAGGCGCTGCCTGATCTGCGGCGGCCACGGTGCGGTCTCCGTGATCGAGGATGGAAAACTCATACCCTATGGTGAGATCGAGCACTACTCTCACCGGGCGTGA
- a CDS encoding SAM-dependent methyltransferase, translating to MDYFDLISISTRNRAIMNPTTPKKVVMAGEMARLKAGEQVIEFGCGYAAVLALFGERFGIMGRGIDIREDACARAEETLRGAGLAGEIEISCADLLDETPDRAYDLAACVGSSHIWGGFAPALAAMTAWLTPVGRILIGERYWAKEAVPPSFSREWPEVLTEYEIFSAAREAGFEVRGVFRASPEDWDAYESSNWGGLLQWIEEHPDDPQTDEVREYLHRIQDEYAGYGPEYMGFALYVLVPA from the coding sequence ATGGATTACTTCGACCTCATCTCGATCTCCACCAGAAACAGGGCGATCATGAACCCGACGACGCCCAAGAAGGTGGTCATGGCCGGGGAGATGGCCCGCCTGAAGGCCGGGGAGCAGGTGATCGAGTTCGGGTGCGGCTACGCCGCCGTCCTCGCCCTCTTCGGAGAGCGGTTCGGGATCATGGGCCGCGGCATCGATATCAGGGAAGATGCCTGCGCGCGGGCAGAAGAGACCCTCAGGGGCGCCGGCCTCGCCGGAGAGATCGAGATCTCCTGCGCCGACCTCCTGGACGAGACGCCCGACCGGGCGTACGACCTTGCGGCCTGCGTTGGTTCGTCCCACATCTGGGGCGGCTTTGCCCCGGCCCTCGCCGCCATGACAGCATGGCTCACTCCTGTGGGAAGAATCCTCATCGGCGAGCGCTACTGGGCAAAAGAAGCGGTCCCGCCATCGTTCTCGCGCGAGTGGCCCGAGGTGCTCACCGAGTACGAGATCTTCTCCGCGGCGCGAGAGGCGGGTTTCGAGGTCAGGGGCGTCTTCAGGGCATCGCCCGAGGACTGGGACGCCTACGAGTCCTCGAACTGGGGCGGGCTCCTCCAGTGGATCGAGGAGCACCCGGACGATCCCCAAACTGACGAGGTGCGGGAGTACCTCCACCGGATCCAGGACGAGTATGCGGGCTACGGCCCCGAGTACATGGGGTTCGCCCTCTACGTCCTCGTTCCTGCCTGA
- a CDS encoding exodeoxyribonuclease III, which yields MRLLSWNVNGIRSVHKKGFCKWFGDESPDILCIQETKAQEDQIPPEIRSPPGYHAYFSSAMRKGYSGVALFSREEPISITRDFDGRFGDEGRIIIAEYQAFTLFDIYFPNGKSSPERLAYKMAFYDAFLSSVRGMNEEGRSVVVCGDVNTAHQAIDLARPKENVKISGFLPEERAALDLWIESGLVDTFRFFTAEGGHYTYWDLKTRARDRNVGWRIDYFFVSSELAGAVQDAFILPDVMGSDHCPIGIEIEP from the coding sequence ATGAGGCTCCTCTCCTGGAACGTGAACGGGATCAGATCGGTCCACAAGAAAGGGTTCTGCAAATGGTTCGGTGACGAGTCTCCTGACATTCTCTGCATCCAGGAGACAAAGGCGCAGGAGGACCAGATCCCCCCGGAGATCCGCTCCCCTCCAGGCTATCACGCTTACTTCTCCTCTGCGATGCGGAAAGGCTACAGCGGCGTCGCCCTCTTCAGCCGCGAAGAGCCCATTTCTATCACAAGAGACTTCGACGGCAGGTTCGGGGACGAGGGGCGCATCATCATCGCCGAGTACCAGGCGTTCACCCTCTTCGACATCTACTTCCCGAACGGCAAGTCCTCGCCCGAGAGGCTTGCATACAAGATGGCGTTCTACGACGCCTTCCTCTCCTCTGTCCGGGGCATGAACGAGGAGGGGCGGTCGGTCGTGGTCTGCGGCGACGTGAACACCGCCCACCAGGCGATCGACCTCGCCCGCCCGAAAGAGAACGTGAAAATTTCCGGGTTCCTCCCGGAAGAGCGCGCCGCCCTCGACCTCTGGATCGAGAGCGGGCTCGTCGACACCTTCCGCTTCTTCACCGCGGAGGGTGGGCACTACACCTACTGGGACTTAAAGACCCGCGCCCGCGACCGGAACGTCGGATGGCGGATCGACTACTTCTTCGTGAGCAGCGAACTCGCCGGAGCGGTACAGGACGCCTTCATCCTCCCCGATGTCATGGGCTCAGACCACTGCCCGATCGGGATCGAGATCGAACCCTGA
- a CDS encoding SET domain-containing protein, producing the protein MEPEKELCIERPAIYVGLTAGRGRGVFAARAYAPGEEIEVCPVIVCGGTDATTLLDRTELFNYYFAWGEGDEGCAIALGFGSLYNHSYRPNADHVRDFVTGTVTVAACRPIAAGEEITINYTGAVDCRDPVWFEMREKE; encoded by the coding sequence ATGGAACCGGAAAAAGAACTCTGTATTGAGCGGCCGGCGATCTACGTCGGCCTCACCGCGGGGCGCGGCCGCGGCGTCTTTGCCGCACGGGCGTATGCGCCGGGCGAGGAGATCGAGGTCTGCCCGGTGATCGTCTGCGGCGGGACTGATGCGACGACACTCCTGGACCGGACCGAACTCTTCAACTATTATTTTGCCTGGGGGGAGGGGGACGAGGGGTGTGCGATCGCCCTGGGGTTCGGGTCGCTCTACAACCATTCCTACCGCCCGAACGCCGACCACGTGCGCGATTTCGTCACGGGGACGGTCACGGTCGCGGCGTGCCGCCCGATCGCGGCAGGCGAGGAGATCACGATCAACTACACGGGCGCGGTCGACTGCAGGGATCCGGTCTGGTTCGAGATGAGAGAAAAAGAGTGA
- a CDS encoding peptidylprolyl isomerase: MDKHPEGTKVVLHTTMGDVTLHLYGDMPVTAGNFEKLVKDGFYNGVIFHRVIPNFMIQGGDPTGTGTGGPGYAIRDEFSSSNRNDRGTISMANAGPNTGGSQFFINLVDNNYLDRQHPVFGAVIAGMDVVDAIGKVPTGRQDRPRTEVKIITAEVVA, encoded by the coding sequence ATGGACAAACACCCAGAAGGAACAAAGGTCGTCCTCCATACCACCATGGGAGACGTCACCCTGCACCTCTACGGCGACATGCCAGTCACCGCAGGAAACTTTGAAAAACTCGTGAAGGACGGCTTTTACAACGGCGTCATCTTCCACCGCGTCATCCCGAACTTCATGATCCAGGGCGGCGACCCGACCGGCACCGGCACGGGCGGACCCGGATACGCGATCCGGGACGAGTTCTCCTCCTCCAACCGGAACGACCGCGGCACGATCTCGATGGCGAACGCCGGCCCGAACACCGGGGGGTCCCAGTTCTTCATCAACCTGGTGGACAACAACTACCTCGACCGCCAGCACCCGGTCTTTGGTGCGGTGATCGCGGGCATGGACGTCGTCGACGCCATCGGCAAGGTGCCGACCGGCCGCCAGGACCGGCCCCGCACCGAGGTCAAGATCATCACGGCCGAGGTTGTGGCGTAA
- a CDS encoding HEAT repeat domain-containing protein yields MGTSGEEADRRAAEQEMMIAEFLKNLTHERPEYRWGAADALGRIGDERAVEPLIAAMKDPDPRVRKKAAWALGQIGDSRGQRPLLEAIRDEDDDVREIAAEAYEILKKKVFGGG; encoded by the coding sequence ATGGGCACGAGTGGCGAAGAGGCCGACCGGCGGGCGGCCGAGCAGGAGATGATGATTGCGGAGTTCCTCAAAAATCTCACCCACGAGCGCCCCGAGTACCGCTGGGGTGCTGCCGACGCCCTCGGCAGGATCGGCGACGAGCGTGCGGTCGAACCCCTGATTGCGGCGATGAAGGATCCCGACCCCCGCGTGCGGAAGAAGGCGGCCTGGGCCCTGGGGCAGATCGGCGACTCCCGTGGCCAGCGCCCCCTGCTGGAGGCGATCCGGGACGAGGACGACGATGTCAGGGAGATCGCCGCGGAGGCGTACGAGATCCTGAAAAAGAAGGTCTTTGGGGGCGGATAA